A part of Larimichthys crocea isolate SSNF unplaced genomic scaffold, L_crocea_2.0 scaffold454, whole genome shotgun sequence genomic DNA contains:
- the cnga1b gene encoding cGMP-gated cation channel alpha-1 translates to MAKVAPSASPPSSRLTLPTIVQEGMEEESGEVRDGDRAAQRIGPGILFNVNNSNNNEDEEEKKKKKKEKKERKEKRQKEKQEKKERKEKKQKEKEEKEKEKEKEKKDEPPKEISAVDPASNSYYYWLAIITIPVMYNWTLIIARACFEELQTDYVVYWFILDFVSDSVYVADMIFRTRTSYLEQGLLVKDEQKLRERYMKSFQFKLDLISMIPTDLLYLVFGLKYPEIRLNKLFRFNRMLEFFQRTETRTNYPNALRISNLVMYIVIIIHWNACLYFSFSKAVGFGSDRFVYPDPSDPEFGRLVRKYAYSMYWSTLTLTTIGETPPPVENSEYFFVVTDFLVGVLIFATIVGNVGSMITNMNAARADFQARIDAIKQYMSFRKVTKDLEKRVIKWFDFLWTNKKAVDEREVLKYLPDKLRAEIAINVHLDTLKKVRIFADCEAGLLVELVLKLQPQVYSPGDYICKKGDIGREMYIIKEGKLAVVADDGIKQFVVLSDGSYFGEISILAIKGSKAGNRRTANIRSIGYSDLFCLSKDDLMEALTEYPDAKALLEEKGRQILMKDGLLDLEVAAQGPDPKEIEEKVDRMTSTLDVLQTRYARLLAEHEATHSKLKHRVTKLEKKVVPPPPPTPET, encoded by the exons ATGGCCAAAGTAGCTCCATCAGCCTCACCTCCCAGCTCCAGGTTAACTCTGCCCACCATTGTTCAAGAAGGCATGGAGGAGGAGTCAGGTGAAGTGAGGGACGGGGACAG AGCTGCTCAAAGAATCGGACCAGGAATTCTGTTTAAcgtcaacaacagcaacaacaacgaGGACGA ggaggagaagaagaaaaagaagaaagagaagaaagagagaaaagagaagaggca gaaggagaagcaggagaaaaaggagaggaaggagaagaaacagaaggagaaagaagaaaaggagaaagaaaaggagaaggagaagaaagatgaGCC TCCGAAGGAGATCTCAGCGGTCGACCCGGCAAGTAACTCCTACTACTACTGGCTGGCTATCATCACCATCCCCGTCATGTACAACTGGACCCTGATCATAGCCAG ggCGTGTTTCGAGGAGCTGCAGACTGACTATGTGGTCTACTGGTTCATCCTGGACTTTGTCTCTGACAGCGTTTACGTTGCTGACATGATcttcagaaccagaacca gttACCTGGAGCAGGGTCTTCTGGTGAAGGACGAGCAGAAGCTACGTGAGCGCTACATGAAAAGCTTCCAGTTCAAACTGGACCTGATCTCCATGATTCCCACCGACTTGCTGTACCTCGTCTTCGGCCTCAAGTACCCCGAGATCCGCCTCAACAAACTCTTCAGATTCAACAG gatgTTGGAGTTCTTCCAGAGGACAGAAACCAGGACTAACTACCCCAACGCTCTCCGTATCTCCAACCTTGTCATGtacattgtcatcatcatccacTGGAACGCCTGCCTTTACTTCTCTTTCTCCAAAGCCGTCG GTTTTGGTTCTGACAGGTTCGTGTATCCTGACCCGTCAGATCCAGAGTTTGGTCGTCTGGTGAGGAAGTACGCCTACAGTATGTACTGGTCCACGCTGACGCTCACCACCATTGGAGAAACTCCGCCCCCCGTGGAGAACTCTGAGTACTTCTTCGTTGTCACTGACTTCCTG GTTGGCGTGTTGATCTTTGCCACCATCGTCGGTAACGTTGGTTCGATGATCACCAACATGAACGCTGCCAGAGCCGACTTCCAGGCTCGCATCGACGCCATCAAACAGTACATGAGCTTCCGAAAG GTAACTAAGGACCTGGAGAAGAGGGTGATCAAGTGGTTTGACTTCCTGTGGACCAATAAGAAAGCAGTGGATGAGAGGGAGGTGTTGAAGTATCTGCCTGACAAGCTGAGAGCTGAGATCGCCATCAACGTCCACCTGGACACCCTCAAGAAG GTTCGTATCTTTGCGGACTGCGAGGCCGGTCTGTTGGTGGAGCTCGTGTTGAAGCTGCAGCCTCAGGTCTACAGTCCAGGAGACTACATCTGTAAGAAGGGCGACATTGGCAGAGAGATGTACATCATCAAGGAGGGGAAACTTGCCGTTGTCGCAGATGATGGTATCAAGCAGTTTGTGGTCCTGAGTGATGGAAGCTACTTTGGTGAGATCAGCATCCTGGCTATAAAAG GCAGTAAGGCGGGAAACAGAAGGACCGCCAACATCAGGAGCATCGGTTACTCCGACCTCTTCTGTCTTTCCAAAGACGACCTGATGGAGGCGTTAACAGAGTATCCTGATGCTAAAGCTCTGCTGGAGGAGAAGGGAAGGCAGATCCTGATGAAGGACGGACTGTTGGACCTGGAG GTGGCAGCGCAGGGCCCCGACCCCAAAGAGATCGAGGAGAAGGTGGATCGGATGACGAGCACGCTGGACGTCCTGCAGACTCGTTACGCTCGGCTGCTGGCCGAACACGAGGCCACTCACAGCAAACTCAAACACAGAGTCACGAAGTTGGAGAAGAAGGTGGtgccaccaccacctccaacacctGAGACCTAG